The Streptomyces sp. NBC_00670 genome window below encodes:
- a CDS encoding glucarate dehydratase family protein — MSEALRITRVDITPVAFKDPALLNAVGVHEPYALRAVIEVSTDQGLTGLGETYADEGHLRRLRTAADALTGMDVHDLGPMRRRVAEVLGGDSGSDGHGLTGMITTSSTVDRVFSPFEVACLDIRGRATGRPVSDLLGGAVRDTVPFSAYLFYKWAGHPEHEPDAFGPALDPEGIVAQARRMVTEYGFTAIKLKGGVFPPEQEVEAVLALREAFPDVPLRLDPNAAWTVETSLKVARDLDGVLEYLEDPTPGQEGMARVAREASMPLATNMCVVAFDELPSAVRGDAVQVVLSDHHYWGGLQRSKLLAGICDTFGLGLSMHSNSHLGISLAAMTHLAAATENLTYACDTHWPWKDPAEDVIAPGALGFRDGSVAVPRTPGLGVELDRDALAVLHEQYLRCGLRNRDDTGYMRRLDPTYEKKSPRW; from the coding sequence ATGAGCGAGGCACTGCGGATCACCCGCGTCGACATCACCCCCGTCGCGTTCAAGGACCCGGCCCTGCTCAACGCCGTCGGCGTCCACGAGCCCTACGCGCTGCGCGCGGTCATCGAGGTGAGCACGGACCAGGGCCTCACCGGACTGGGCGAGACCTACGCCGACGAGGGCCATCTGCGCCGGCTGCGCACGGCCGCCGACGCCCTCACCGGCATGGACGTGCACGACCTCGGCCCGATGCGCCGGCGCGTCGCCGAGGTGCTCGGCGGGGACAGCGGCAGCGACGGCCACGGCCTGACCGGCATGATCACCACCAGCTCCACGGTGGACCGGGTCTTCTCCCCCTTCGAGGTGGCCTGCCTCGACATCCGGGGCCGCGCCACCGGCCGCCCCGTCAGCGACCTGCTCGGCGGCGCCGTCCGCGACACGGTGCCCTTCAGCGCCTACCTCTTCTACAAGTGGGCCGGCCACCCGGAGCACGAGCCCGACGCCTTCGGCCCCGCGCTGGACCCGGAGGGCATCGTCGCGCAGGCCCGGCGCATGGTGACGGAGTACGGCTTCACGGCGATCAAGCTCAAGGGCGGTGTCTTCCCGCCCGAGCAGGAGGTGGAGGCGGTCCTCGCCCTGCGCGAGGCGTTCCCCGACGTGCCGCTGCGCCTGGACCCCAACGCCGCCTGGACGGTGGAGACTTCGCTGAAGGTGGCCCGGGACCTGGACGGTGTCCTGGAGTACCTGGAGGACCCCACACCCGGTCAGGAGGGCATGGCGCGGGTGGCGCGCGAGGCCTCGATGCCACTGGCCACCAACATGTGTGTGGTCGCCTTCGACGAACTGCCCTCCGCGGTGCGCGGCGACGCCGTGCAGGTCGTCCTCTCCGACCACCACTACTGGGGCGGTCTGCAGCGCTCCAAACTGCTGGCCGGGATCTGCGACACCTTCGGGCTGGGGCTGTCCATGCACTCCAACTCCCACCTCGGGATCAGCCTCGCGGCCATGACGCACCTGGCCGCCGCCACCGAGAACCTGACCTACGCCTGCGACACCCACTGGCCGTGGAAGGACCCCGCGGAGGACGTGATCGCCCCCGGCGCGCTCGGCTTCCGCGACGGTTCCGTCGCCGTCCCGCGCACCCCGGGCCTCGGCGTGGAACTGGACCGCGACGCGCTGGCCGTACTGCACGAGCAGTACCTGCGCTGCGGACTGCGCAACCGGGACGACACCGGGTACATGCGCCGCCTCGACCCGACCTACGAGAAGAAGTCGCCGCGCTGGTGA
- a CDS encoding GntR family transcriptional regulator, translated as MTGTTAGPPAPTEKRMLSEQVYARLRDAILRGDYAPGQALKPQELAGTYEVSLAVVREALVRVVGDGLADRLPNRGFAVPAFSDRRWQEIGEARRTIEPVLLRMAVERGDVDWEARVRAAHHRLARTPAFVAGEGEFYSADWAEAHRLFHRTLLDGCGNPVLLDTFDRLWTASELMRRWAGHRTPGRDHVREHALLEEAALARDADRAAAVLDRHLTLTAAALAPDDGSPAHEEDDHRA; from the coding sequence ATGACTGGAACGACGGCCGGCCCACCGGCCCCCACGGAGAAGCGGATGCTCTCCGAGCAGGTGTACGCCCGCCTGCGCGACGCGATCCTGCGCGGCGACTACGCGCCCGGGCAGGCCCTGAAACCGCAGGAGCTGGCGGGAACGTACGAGGTCAGCCTGGCCGTGGTGCGCGAGGCGCTGGTGCGGGTGGTCGGGGACGGGCTCGCCGACCGGCTGCCCAACCGCGGCTTCGCCGTGCCCGCCTTCTCCGACCGGCGCTGGCAGGAGATCGGCGAGGCCCGGCGGACCATCGAGCCGGTGCTGCTGCGCATGGCCGTCGAGCGCGGTGACGTCGACTGGGAGGCGCGGGTGCGCGCGGCCCACCACCGGCTGGCGCGCACGCCGGCGTTCGTGGCCGGGGAGGGCGAGTTCTACAGCGCCGACTGGGCCGAGGCGCACCGCCTCTTCCACCGCACCCTGCTGGACGGCTGCGGCAACCCGGTCCTGCTGGACACGTTCGACCGGCTGTGGACGGCGAGCGAGCTGATGCGCCGCTGGGCCGGGCACCGCACGCCCGGCCGCGACCACGTCCGCGAGCACGCCCTGCTGGAGGAGGCGGCGCTGGCCCGGGACGCCGACCGTGCCGCGGCCGTCCTCGACCGCCATCTGACCCTGACCGCCGCCGCCCTCGCCCCGGACGACGGCTCACCGGCCCACGAGGAGGACGATCACCGTGCGTGA
- a CDS encoding GerMN domain-containing protein — translation MRRGRTLAGLFLAAAVLAGCGVTDTGPTAAGAPARGQRATDGTGLLRVYFLTPHGSWPVARPAPDGAGPQAALDALLAGPTHAERARGLVTAVPAGAHVVRARVSAGTVDLYLPWLVAELDRTAVNQLVCTAAAAPGAPGGERPADVVVRVHESGISGNPWSVRCDENGAAAPVGTAEPDR, via the coding sequence ATGCGGAGAGGGCGAACTCTCGCGGGGCTGTTCCTCGCGGCCGCGGTGCTCGCCGGGTGCGGTGTCACGGACACCGGCCCGACCGCCGCCGGTGCGCCGGCCCGGGGGCAGCGGGCCACGGACGGCACGGGGCTGCTCCGGGTCTACTTCCTCACCCCGCACGGCAGTTGGCCCGTCGCCCGCCCGGCGCCGGACGGGGCCGGGCCCCAGGCCGCGCTCGACGCCCTGCTGGCCGGTCCCACGCACGCGGAACGCGCGCGCGGACTCGTCACCGCCGTGCCCGCCGGCGCCCACGTGGTGCGCGCGCGGGTCTCGGCGGGAACCGTCGACCTGTACCTGCCGTGGCTGGTGGCGGAACTGGACCGGACGGCGGTCAACCAGCTCGTGTGCACGGCCGCCGCCGCGCCGGGCGCACCCGGCGGCGAGAGACCGGCCGACGTGGTCGTCCGCGTCCACGAGTCGGGCATCTCCGGCAACCCGTGGTCCGTCCGGTGCGACGAGAACGGCGCCGCCGCCCCCGTCGGGACGGCGGAGCCGGACCGCTGA
- a CDS encoding SCO6745 family protein — protein sequence MRDTGAVREVSAAVSAAHTFVYFVPETAEEAAALGVTERGPAYFASRSAPLGAVPWQVTYAAFYNFSPRAVRTMTGVWDVAPPERWQEARFTAVGRALRRVGVPLSDGQVAEARALLDPVVAGADHCGKVLAAANAAVALPDDPLVALWQQLTVVREWRGDAHLVVLADNRLGPCDCTVLQTATGRLPTALARATRRWDDEEWAAATARLAARGWLTPDGTVTEAGAAARERIEAETDAHCAPLWAPIGDTGTRRLTALLAPLDEAFRAAGTYRPRPR from the coding sequence GTGCGTGACACCGGTGCCGTGCGCGAGGTGAGCGCCGCCGTCAGCGCCGCCCACACCTTCGTCTACTTCGTCCCCGAGACCGCCGAGGAGGCCGCCGCCCTGGGCGTGACCGAGCGCGGTCCCGCGTATTTCGCGTCCCGCTCGGCCCCGCTGGGCGCCGTCCCGTGGCAGGTGACGTACGCCGCCTTCTACAACTTCAGCCCGCGGGCGGTACGGACCATGACCGGGGTCTGGGACGTCGCACCCCCGGAGCGGTGGCAGGAGGCCCGCTTCACGGCCGTCGGGCGCGCGCTGCGGCGTGTCGGTGTGCCGCTGTCGGACGGGCAGGTCGCGGAGGCACGCGCGCTGCTGGATCCGGTCGTCGCCGGGGCCGACCACTGCGGCAAGGTGCTGGCCGCCGCCAACGCGGCGGTGGCACTGCCGGACGATCCGCTCGTCGCGCTCTGGCAGCAACTCACGGTGGTGCGCGAATGGCGCGGTGACGCCCATCTCGTCGTCCTCGCCGACAACCGCCTCGGCCCGTGCGACTGCACGGTCCTGCAGACCGCCACGGGCCGCCTCCCGACGGCGCTCGCCCGGGCGACCCGCCGCTGGGACGACGAGGAGTGGGCCGCGGCGACGGCCCGGCTCGCCGCCCGCGGCTGGCTCACCCCCGACGGCACGGTGACCGAGGCCGGCGCGGCGGCGCGCGAGCGGATCGAGGCCGAGACCGACGCGCACTGCGCCCCGCTGTGGGCCCCGATCGGCGACACGGGCACCCGCCGCCTCACCGCGCTGCTCGCCCCGCTCGACGAGGCGTTCCGGGCGGCGGGCACGTACCGGCCACGACCGCGCTGA
- a CDS encoding ATP-binding protein, with protein MRRRPAVPGGRGVRRRRLPAGLRTRLVVTFVLVSALSALTTAALTFQQARTAILQRAQDNAVRELRAQVDSLAPDLPARPTAADLRALTVQLDRAGGARGWRVAAAYRDGTLVTARRPAPALPAGLTDRAARATTALVQRYHRQGEPRLAVALPVSVADHPTRSSGLVVYATFSLTAQEQDVGSLVRAARAGALPVVLASLIPALLAARRVLRPVRRLRSAAESMANGDLDTRIRVTGHDELADLGGAFNTMAATLQADAATLRSMEAKARRFAADVSHELRTPLAAMTAVTGLLDGDAASGHLGPETSEALTLVADETRKLAHLVEDLMEISRFDAGAARLDLDEIDVGELLRKTLALRHWQDRVAVDAPEGLRARLDPRRIDVVLANLTGNALRHGGPKAVVRIRARADSARLVLAVHDGGPGIPEELLPHVFDRFTKGDTARTRSEGSGLGLAIAAENARLHGGTLTAANAPEGGAVFTLTLPRDPA; from the coding sequence GTGAGACGCCGTCCGGCCGTGCCGGGCGGGCGGGGCGTGCGGCGCCGCCGTCTTCCGGCCGGGCTGCGCACCCGGCTCGTCGTCACCTTCGTCCTGGTCTCCGCCCTCAGCGCGCTGACCACCGCCGCGCTCACCTTCCAGCAGGCCCGCACCGCGATCCTCCAGCGCGCCCAGGACAACGCCGTACGGGAGCTGCGCGCCCAGGTCGACTCCCTCGCCCCGGACCTGCCCGCCCGGCCCACCGCGGCGGACCTGCGCGCCCTGACCGTGCAGCTCGACCGCGCGGGCGGCGCGCGCGGCTGGCGGGTCGCCGCCGCTTACCGGGACGGCACCCTCGTCACCGCCCGGCGGCCCGCCCCCGCCCTTCCCGCGGGCCTGACGGACCGCGCCGCCCGCGCCACCACCGCCCTCGTGCAGCGCTACCACCGACAGGGCGAACCCCGGCTCGCCGTCGCCCTGCCCGTCTCCGTCGCCGACCACCCCACCCGCTCCTCCGGGCTCGTCGTCTACGCCACCTTCTCGCTCACCGCCCAGGAGCAGGACGTCGGCTCACTGGTCCGCGCGGCCCGCGCCGGGGCGCTGCCCGTCGTCCTCGCCTCGCTGATCCCCGCGCTGCTGGCCGCCCGCCGGGTGCTGCGCCCGGTACGGCGGCTGCGGTCGGCCGCCGAGTCCATGGCCAACGGTGACCTCGACACCCGTATCCGGGTCACCGGACACGACGAACTCGCCGACCTGGGCGGCGCGTTCAACACCATGGCCGCCACCCTCCAGGCGGACGCCGCTACCCTGCGCTCCATGGAGGCCAAGGCCCGCCGGTTCGCCGCCGACGTCTCCCACGAACTGCGCACCCCGCTCGCCGCGATGACCGCCGTCACCGGACTCCTCGACGGCGACGCCGCCTCCGGCCACCTCGGCCCCGAGACCTCCGAGGCCCTCACCCTCGTTGCCGACGAGACCCGCAAACTGGCGCACCTGGTGGAGGACCTGATGGAGATCTCACGGTTCGACGCCGGGGCCGCCCGGCTCGACCTCGACGAGATCGACGTCGGCGAACTCCTGCGCAAGACACTCGCGTTGCGCCACTGGCAGGACCGGGTGGCGGTCGACGCCCCCGAGGGCCTGCGCGCCCGCCTCGACCCGCGCCGCATCGACGTCGTCCTCGCCAACCTCACCGGCAACGCCCTGCGCCACGGCGGGCCGAAGGCGGTCGTGCGCATCCGTGCCCGCGCCGACTCCGCCCGTCTCGTCCTCGCCGTGCACGACGGCGGACCCGGCATCCCCGAGGAACTACTCCCGCACGTCTTCGACCGCTTCACCAAGGGCGACACCGCCCGCACCCGCAGCGAGGGCAGCGGCCTCGGCCTGGCCATCGCCGCCGAGAACGCCCGGCTGCACGGCGGCACCCTCACCGCTGCCAACGCCCCGGAGGGAGGAGCGGTGTTCACCCTCACCCTGCCGCGCGACCCCGCATGA
- a CDS encoding YbhB/YbcL family Raf kinase inhibitor-like protein, producing the protein MTGNDPFARLPEAASFTVTSTTVADGAAWPIAQFSGLSGVPGGKDVSPQLSWSGAPEGTRSYAVTVYDPDAPTGSGFWHWAVADIPASVTALPEGAGDDTGSGLPEGACQLPGDSRAARYIGAAPPAGHGPHRYFVVVHALDVESIGVPADATPAVLGFTMAGHTLGRAVLTATAETPAA; encoded by the coding sequence ATGACCGGAAACGACCCCTTCGCCCGCCTCCCCGAGGCGGCCTCCTTCACCGTCACCAGCACCACCGTCGCCGACGGTGCCGCCTGGCCGATCGCGCAGTTCTCCGGCCTCTCCGGCGTCCCGGGCGGCAAGGACGTCTCCCCGCAGCTGTCCTGGAGCGGCGCGCCCGAGGGCACCCGGAGCTACGCGGTGACGGTCTACGACCCCGACGCCCCGACCGGGTCCGGCTTCTGGCACTGGGCGGTCGCCGACATCCCGGCCTCCGTCACCGCACTGCCGGAGGGCGCGGGCGACGACACCGGCTCGGGGCTGCCCGAGGGCGCCTGCCAGCTGCCGGGCGACTCCCGCGCGGCGCGCTACATCGGCGCCGCCCCGCCGGCCGGGCACGGCCCGCACCGCTACTTCGTGGTGGTGCACGCGCTGGACGTGGAGTCGATCGGCGTCCCGGCCGACGCCACCCCGGCCGTCCTCGGCTTCACCATGGCCGGTCACACCCTCGGCCGCGCGGTCCTCACCGCCACCGCCGAGACGCCCGCCGCCTGA
- a CDS encoding 5-dehydro-4-deoxyglucarate dehydratase produces the protein MDEVSVLQGILFFPVTPFGVDGSVDVSKLSDHLKAGIESGPGGVFVACGTGEFHALGVAEYAEVVRTAVRMADGRVPVFAGAGGALPLAREYARAAEEAGADGLLLMPPYLVAGPPAGLVAYVREVVAATSLRVIVYQRANARLDVPSALEVARMPQVVGLKDGTGDLDLLSRIVTAVRADPATGGAEFQFFNGMPTAEGTQLAYRGIGVDLYSSAVFCFAPEIALAFHRAVTAGDDEKVQRLLAGFYHPLIALRERVPGYSVSLVKAAVRLRGLDVGGVRPPLTDPAPGDLAELERIIAKGDDIR, from the coding sequence GTGGATGAGGTCTCCGTGCTCCAGGGCATCCTGTTCTTTCCCGTCACCCCGTTCGGGGTCGACGGTTCGGTCGACGTGTCGAAACTTTCGGACCATCTCAAGGCGGGGATCGAGTCCGGCCCGGGCGGCGTCTTCGTGGCCTGCGGCACCGGCGAGTTCCACGCCCTGGGGGTGGCGGAGTACGCCGAGGTGGTGCGCACCGCGGTGCGGATGGCGGACGGCCGGGTGCCCGTCTTCGCGGGGGCCGGCGGCGCCCTCCCGCTGGCCCGGGAGTACGCGCGGGCGGCGGAGGAGGCCGGTGCGGACGGACTGCTGCTGATGCCGCCGTACCTGGTGGCGGGACCGCCGGCCGGGCTGGTCGCGTACGTCCGCGAGGTCGTCGCCGCCACCTCGCTGCGGGTCATCGTCTACCAGCGGGCCAACGCCCGCCTGGACGTGCCCTCCGCCCTGGAGGTGGCCCGGATGCCGCAGGTCGTGGGCCTGAAGGACGGCACCGGCGACCTCGACCTGCTGTCGCGGATCGTGACCGCCGTCCGGGCGGACCCGGCCACCGGCGGCGCGGAGTTCCAGTTCTTCAACGGCATGCCGACCGCCGAGGGCACCCAGCTCGCCTACCGGGGCATCGGCGTGGACCTGTACTCCTCGGCGGTGTTCTGCTTCGCCCCCGAGATCGCGCTCGCCTTCCACCGGGCGGTCACGGCCGGGGACGACGAGAAGGTGCAGCGGCTGCTGGCCGGCTTCTACCACCCGCTGATCGCCCTGCGCGAGCGCGTGCCCGGCTACTCGGTCTCCCTGGTCAAGGCGGCCGTCCGGCTGCGCGGACTGGACGTCGGCGGGGTACGGCCGCCGCTCACCGACCCGGCCCCCGGGGACCTCGCCGAGCTGGAGCGGATCATCGCCAAGGGGGACGACATCCGATGA
- a CDS encoding response regulator transcription factor encodes MTRVLLIEDDPAVRRGVTLGLRRRGHETEAVGTGEDGLQALADCPPDLVLLDLMLPGMSGLEVCRRIRETSQVPLVILSARGDDIDVVVGLEAGADDYIVKPSSDEVIEARMRAVLRRLAPSQPGPPAGGERTTYGDLEIDRVALRVRKRGADVLLAPSELKLLLFLSASPDRTFSRQQLLEKVWEHSYYGDARLVDACVMRVRSKTEDDPRHPRYLQTVRGFGYRFGPL; translated from the coding sequence ATGACACGAGTCCTGCTGATCGAGGACGATCCCGCCGTCCGCCGCGGTGTCACCCTGGGCCTGCGCCGGCGCGGCCACGAGACCGAGGCGGTCGGCACCGGCGAGGACGGCCTCCAGGCGCTGGCCGACTGCCCTCCCGACCTTGTCCTGCTCGACCTGATGCTGCCCGGCATGAGCGGCCTGGAGGTGTGCCGGCGCATCCGCGAGACCAGCCAGGTGCCCCTCGTCATCCTCTCCGCGCGCGGCGACGACATCGACGTGGTCGTGGGCCTGGAGGCCGGCGCCGACGACTACATCGTCAAGCCCTCCAGCGACGAGGTCATCGAGGCCCGTATGCGTGCGGTGCTGCGCCGCCTCGCCCCGTCCCAGCCCGGCCCCCCGGCGGGCGGCGAGCGCACCACGTACGGGGACCTGGAGATCGACCGGGTCGCCCTGCGCGTGCGCAAGCGCGGAGCGGACGTGCTGCTCGCGCCCTCCGAGCTCAAGCTGCTGCTGTTCCTGTCGGCCTCCCCGGACCGGACCTTCAGCCGTCAGCAACTGCTGGAGAAGGTGTGGGAGCACAGTTACTACGGCGACGCGCGGCTGGTGGACGCGTGTGTGATGCGGGTGCGGTCCAAGACCGAGGACGACCCACGCCACCCCCGCTACCTCCAGACCGTGCGCGGCTTCGGCTACCGGTTCGGGCCGCTGTGA
- a CDS encoding sodium:solute symporter family protein, translated as MHWLDWTTLGAYFVVMLLIGVWSHRRVSDVSDYFTGGGKMPWWLTGISHHMSGYSAAVFVAYAAVAYNYGITVYVWAFLPLALGTGVGAFLFAPRWNRLQKRFKVASPLEYLKRRYNVPTQQALAWSGALLKVFDVAAKWASVAVLLKVFTGMSMTNGILLTGVITLLYCTVGGLWADALTEFGQFIIQGVAALSMMWVVLDRLGGISGLGTLWHRLPAHHTDPLVGPYTAGFLTAYIVVKLFEYNGGMWNLAQRYMATDSPKAARRSAGLSAGLYLVWPAILLLPAVAAPVLMPHIADPQQTYALMAQSYLPMGLVGLTLAGMFSHTMAMASSDANAVSAVVTRDILPALFPGFRNASSERGLLAGRVFTVVFIAGSMIVAIEADHFGGVLGIIVGMVAAVMGPISIPMLLGLLPAFRRCGPRAALASWALGLGGYFFVKYGLDGASQTTVVVTPLVTSLVVYMVLGLVLPEPNAEADAVVAAVSGGPEDPAPGAAAAQQPVVEQA; from the coding sequence ATGCATTGGCTGGACTGGACCACCCTCGGCGCCTATTTCGTGGTGATGCTCCTCATCGGCGTGTGGTCGCACCGGCGCGTCAGCGACGTCTCCGACTACTTCACCGGCGGCGGAAAGATGCCCTGGTGGCTGACCGGCATCTCGCACCACATGTCGGGCTACAGCGCCGCCGTGTTCGTGGCCTATGCCGCGGTCGCCTACAACTACGGCATCACCGTCTACGTCTGGGCGTTCCTGCCGCTCGCACTGGGCACCGGCGTCGGCGCCTTCCTCTTCGCACCGCGCTGGAACCGGCTGCAGAAGCGGTTCAAGGTGGCCTCGCCGCTGGAATACCTCAAGCGCCGGTACAACGTGCCCACCCAGCAGGCGCTGGCGTGGAGCGGTGCCCTGCTCAAGGTGTTCGACGTGGCCGCCAAGTGGGCCTCGGTGGCGGTGCTGCTGAAGGTCTTCACCGGTATGTCCATGACCAACGGCATCCTGCTGACCGGCGTCATCACCCTGCTGTACTGCACGGTCGGCGGACTGTGGGCGGACGCCCTCACCGAGTTCGGCCAGTTCATCATCCAGGGTGTGGCCGCGCTGTCCATGATGTGGGTGGTCCTCGACCGGCTCGGCGGCATCTCCGGGCTCGGCACCCTGTGGCACCGGCTGCCCGCGCACCACACCGACCCGCTCGTCGGCCCCTACACGGCCGGCTTCCTCACCGCGTACATCGTCGTCAAGCTCTTCGAGTACAACGGCGGCATGTGGAACCTCGCCCAGCGGTACATGGCCACCGACTCCCCCAAGGCCGCCCGGCGTTCGGCCGGTCTGTCGGCGGGGCTCTACCTGGTCTGGCCCGCGATCCTGCTGCTGCCCGCGGTGGCCGCGCCGGTGCTCATGCCGCACATCGCCGACCCGCAGCAGACGTACGCGCTGATGGCGCAGTCCTATCTGCCGATGGGTCTGGTGGGCCTGACCCTGGCCGGCATGTTCTCGCACACCATGGCCATGGCCTCCTCCGACGCCAACGCCGTCTCCGCGGTGGTCACCCGGGACATCCTGCCCGCCCTCTTCCCCGGCTTCCGCAACGCGAGCAGTGAACGCGGGCTGCTGGCGGGGCGGGTGTTCACCGTCGTCTTCATCGCCGGCTCCATGATCGTGGCCATCGAGGCCGACCACTTCGGCGGTGTCCTCGGCATCATCGTGGGCATGGTCGCGGCCGTCATGGGACCGATCTCCATCCCGATGCTGCTCGGGCTGCTGCCCGCCTTCCGCCGCTGCGGACCGCGTGCGGCCCTCGCCTCCTGGGCGCTCGGGCTCGGCGGCTACTTCTTCGTGAAGTACGGGCTCGACGGCGCCTCGCAGACCACGGTCGTCGTCACCCCGCTGGTCACCTCCCTCGTCGTCTACATGGTGCTCGGCCTGGTCCTGCCGGAGCCGAACGCCGAGGCGGACGCCGTCGTCGCCGCGGTCTCCGGCGGTCCGGAGGACCCGGCGCCGGGCGCGGCCGCCGCGCAGCAGCCGGTGGTGGAGCAGGCCTGA